In Zingiber officinale cultivar Zhangliang chromosome 6A, Zo_v1.1, whole genome shotgun sequence, a single genomic region encodes these proteins:
- the LOC121998537 gene encoding nuclear pore complex protein NUP1-like isoform X2: MEASEYLGGIGGKLRRKPHRRVAATPYDRPATAARTISRGRWLSKLVDPASRFIASGASRLFSSMFRKQLTAPTAEKAPGEVSQFQSAQEVVTAVSPDLPIELPENEAENKNVAANNLEDNVVLEFGQLIKEKSFTKAQYEHLIDVLRSRTTDLDTTNSGANGEKIDDVIVPQPATRTDNFSLCEDHVTDGHAVTPVELAKEYMRAKVSSAKVSNDSPLSQNWQSHLFHKNKKVQANSHYGAKKLDLKIPRSLAQLPAMIPESSYLTPRSLGRSGTYKMEGSLYAKSKVEESLKDDYAGTFSEKTPCNEQAGGQVLKRSSSTLYSDFRSTCPIRRVRQKLGINSSNRIMHSVLPGNSEPCSLTVKKGFQDPSQNQCSHNLDAREETEGNKILNKAVASGSVQSREMENKILQGLDKLLPSSKRKSMKLKDNPVEESPSYGIHTHPKGTGDALCDKQGRLDMLQENGPLTACMHDNNVVDAGVSDYIAVFGNQKPAFQIREFKDTVVNNIEGSSTISKYSKDFSFPSINVSFTSELPPTPTLPGPFLEKSMVQKVQSTTPLVISGSMEASTTQSDTNRDSSHAVSTLENCTRLNQVSTSCVDSVPALHFEPVASIVCSTLAPQISSGNLEGKPSDASPFILNSASQDTAFKFGSNSVAPVAVSRFSSASSDMDWAAPTVSSSEVGSAPSSLLPESGRSQSALPAKMLSVGTLATQQTSDVSASQFQSTSENRANNSFVLAPPIVSSSGSSSAAAALSFFPSSGNKQAAIEPTLPDANNTKFGFGSTKFNNSASINLGSSTKTSPGNNITGFAGTFDNRANDGSILPTFGVPSFASSSAASSLFPHAVSSTNSFSKLGSGLNNLGSSLTDAKTSPSVNFTGFGMQSTQIQSGIPHISNSSMSQFPSSSISNSTFGTNVASSSSLGSSPFGTTDTHSKLFSSFSTGAGSSSISAAAATTLPLAATPGLFGSNSLPPTFLVSSASSGGFGSTSVQSTIDAPFVFKSSSNPAFSASPAGTSFASGSPAVGFSFRTTRDDQLSIKQSQTVGAKQSTGSMVQQFSQSGTSSAATVFSAPAVHSTQQNSFLPSIQPQSQAAGSAQIPQGGTFAMGSSGGGNGDKSGRRIIKIRRDKRKK, encoded by the exons ATGGAGGCCTCGGAGTACTTGGGTGGGATCGGAGGGAAGTTGCGGCGGAAGCCGCACCGAAGAGTCGCCGCGACGCCCTACGATCGTCCTGCAACTGCCGCACGCACCATCAGCAGAGGCAGGTGGCTGTCGAAACTCGTCGATCCTGCATCGCGGTTTATCGCTAGCGGCGCCTCCAGACTCTTCTCCTCCATGTTCCGAAAGCAGCTCACCGCACCGACGGCTGAGAAAGCTCCAG GTGAAGTATCTCAGTTTCAATCTGCACAAGAAGTTGTAACAGCAGTATCCCCT GATTTGCCGATTGAACTACCAGAGAATgaagctgaaaacaaaaatgtTGCAGCAAATAATCTTGAGGATAACGTAGTGTTGGAATTTGGACAACTTATTAAGGAGAAAAGTTTCACAAA AGCTCAATATGAGCATCTGATTGATGTACTGAGGTCAAGAACTACTGATTTGGATACAACCAATTCTGGTGCAAATGGTGAAAAGATAGATGATGTTATTGTTCCCCAGCCAGCAACAAGAACAGACAACTTCAGCTTATGTGAAGATCAT GTTACTGATGGTCATGCTGTCACACCAGTGGAACTTGCTAAAGAATATATGCGTGCCAAGGTTTCAAGTGCCAAGGTTTCCAATGATTCCCCTTTGTCTCAAAATTGGCAAAGTCATCTCTTTCATAAGAATAAAAAAGTGCAAGCTAATTCACATTATGGTGCAAAAAAGTTAGATCTTAAAATTCCAAGATCTCTAGCTCAATTGCCTGCCATGATTCCTGAAAGTAGTTATTTAACTCCAAGGTCTCTTGGAAGATCTGGAACGTATAAAATGGAAGGCTCTCTGTATGCTAAG TCAAAGGTCGAGGAATCTTTGAAAGATGACTATGCTGGAACCTTTTCTGAAAAGACACCATGCAATGAGCAAGCAGGGGGGCAG GTATTGAAACGAAGCAGTTCAACATTGTACAGTGATTTTCGATCTACTTGTCCTATACGGAGGGTCCGTCAAAAATTGGGCATCAATTCATCGAATAGAATAATGCATTCAGTTTTACCTGGAAACAGTGAGCCTTGTAGTTTGACTGTCAAGAAGGGTTTTCAAGATCCATCACAAAATCAATGTTCTCATAATTTGGATGCACGGGAAGAAACTGAGGGCAACAAAATTCTCAACAAGGCTGTTGCTTCTGGTTCAGTTCAGTCAAGAGAGATGGAAAACAAAATATTGCAAGGCCTTGATAAATTATTGCCTTCCTCGAAGAGAAAATCAATGAAGCTAAAGGATAATCCTGTTGAAGAATCACCTTCGTATGGGATACATACACATCCAAAAG GTACTGGTGATGCTTTATGTGATAAACAAGGAAGGCTTGATATGCTTCAGGAGAATGGTCCATTGACTGCTTGCATGCATGATAATAATGTTGTGGATGCTGGAGTCTCAGATTACATTGCTGTTTTTGGGAATCAGAAACCAGCTTTTCAGATTAGAGAATTTAAG GATACAGTAGTGAATAATATCGAGGGATCTTCAACAATTTCCAAATATAGCAaggatttttcttttccttccataAATGTTTCATTTACTTCTGAATTACCTCCAACACCTACTCTGCCAGGACCATTTCTTGAGAAGTCTATGGTACAAAAAGTACAAAGTACTACTCCTTTGGTTATATCTGGTTCCATGGAAGCCAGCACAACACAGTCAGACACAAATCGAGACAGTTCTCATGCCGTTTCTACCCTAGAAAATTGTACAAG GTTAAATCAAGTTTCAACTTCATGCGTTGATTCTGTTCCTGCACTCCATTTTGAGCCTGTAGCCTCAATAGTTTGTTCTACTCTGGCACCTCAAATTAGTTCTGGGAATTTGGAAGGAAAGCCTAGTGATGCATCGCCATTCATCTTGAATAGTGCAAGTCAAGACACAGCTTTTAAATTTGGAAGTAATTCCGTTGCACCAGTGGCAGTGTCTCGGTTCTCAAGTGCTAGCAGTGACATGGATTGGGCAGCACCCACAGTTTCTAGCTCTGAAGTTGGTTCTGCTCCATCAAGTCTGTTACCAGAGAGTGGCAGAAGCCAATCTGCTCTTCCAGCAAAAATGTTGTCAG TAGGAACTTTGGCAACTCAACAAACTTCTGATGTTTCAGCAAGTCAATTCCAGTCAACTTCTGAGAATAGAGCGAACAATAGTTTTGTGTTGGCACCACCAATAGTTTCCAGCTCTGGGAGCAGCTCAGCAGCTGCTGCATTGAGTTTCTTTCCAAGTTCCGGCAATAAACAAGCTGCCATTGAGCCAACTTTACCTGATGCAAATAACACAAAATTTGGTTTTGGTTCAACAAAGTTTAATAATTCTGCCTCAATAAATCTGGGCAGTAGCACCAAAACCTCTCCTGGCAATAATATTACTGGATTTGCCGGAACTTTTGATAACAGAGCTAATGATGGTTCTATTTTGCCGACATTTGGTGTCCCGAGCTTTGCAAGTAGTTCTGCTGCGTCAAGTCTGTTTCCTCATGCTGTTTCCTCAACCAATAGCTTCTCTAAACTGGGTTCAGGACTTAATAATCTAGGCTCATCTTTAACAGACGCCAAAACCTCTCCAAGCGTTAATTTTACTGGATTTGGCATGCAGTCAACTCAAATTCAGAGTGGAATCCCACATATTTCTAACAGCTCAATGAGTCAATTTCCGTCGTCGTCTATTTCCAATTCAACTTTTGGAACGAACGTTGCTTCCTCATCAAGTTTAGGCAGCTCACCATTTGGAACAACAGATACACATTCCAAGCTGTTTTCATCTTTTTCAACAGGTGCTGGTTCTTCCAGTATCAGTGCTGCTGCTGCTACAACCCTTCCCTTAGCAGCAACCCCTGGTTTGTTTGGTTCTAATTCCTTACCACCGACATTCCTTGTTTCAAGTGCATCTTCTGGTGGCTTTGGTTCTACTTCCGTACAATCAACAATCGATGCACCTTTTGTATTTAAATCGTCATCCAATCCAGCATTTTCTGCTAGTCCTGCTGGTACTTCATTTGCATCTGGAAGTCCAGCAGTTGGTTTCAGTTTCAGGACAACCAGAGATGATCAGTTGAGTATCAAGCAAAGCCAGACCGTAGGTGCTAAGCAGTCAACAGGCAGTATGGTTCAGCAGTTCAGCCAATCAGGCACTTCATCTGCTGCAACAGTTTTCAGCGCTCCGGCAGTCCATTCTACTCAACAGAATTCTTTTCTTCCTTCCATTCAACCACAATCGCAAGCTGCTGGCAGTGCTCAAATTCCTCAAGGAGGCACCTTTGCTATGGGTAGCAGTGGCGGTGGCAATGGTGACAAATCCGGTCGTAGAATAATTAAGATTAGAAGAGACAAGAGGAAAAAATAA
- the LOC121998537 gene encoding nuclear pore complex protein NUP1-like isoform X1 has translation MEASEYLGGIGGKLRRKPHRRVAATPYDRPATAARTISRGRWLSKLVDPASRFIASGASRLFSSMFRKQLTAPTAEKAPGEVSQFQSAQEVVTAVSPDLPIELPENEAENKNVAANNLEDNVVLEFGQLIKEKSFTKAQYEHLIDVLRSRTTDLDTTNSGANGEKIDDVIVPQPATRTDNFSLCEDHVTDGHAVTPVELAKEYMRAKVSSAKVSNDSPLSQNWQSHLFHKNKKVQANSHYGAKKLDLKIPRSLAQLPAMIPESSYLTPRSLGRSGTYKMEGSLYAKSKVEESLKDDYAGTFSEKTPCNEQAGGQVLKRSSSTLYSDFRSTCPIRRVRQKLGINSSNRIMHSVLPGNSEPCSLTVKKGFQDPSQNQCSHNLDAREETEGNKILNKAVASGSVQSREMENKILQGLDKLLPSSKRKSMKLKDNPVEESPSYGIHTHPKGTGDALCDKQGRLDMLQENGPLTACMHDNNVVDAGVSDYIAVFGNQKPAFQIREFKDTVVNNIEGSSTISKYSKDFSFPSINVSFTSELPPTPTLPGPFLEKSMVQKVQSTTPLVISGSMEASTTQSDTNRDSSHAVSTLENCTRLNQVSTSCVDSVPALHFEPVASIVCSTLAPQISSGNLEGKPSDASPFILNSASQDTAFKFGSNSVAPVAVSRFSSASSDMDWAAPTVSSSEVGSAPSSLLPESGRSQSALPAKMLSGASNNFSFNSLRSNNLSSLDKSTETSSTVAVTGLVGTLATQQTSDVSASQFQSTSENRANNSFVLAPPIVSSSGSSSAAAALSFFPSSGNKQAAIEPTLPDANNTKFGFGSTKFNNSASINLGSSTKTSPGNNITGFAGTFDNRANDGSILPTFGVPSFASSSAASSLFPHAVSSTNSFSKLGSGLNNLGSSLTDAKTSPSVNFTGFGMQSTQIQSGIPHISNSSMSQFPSSSISNSTFGTNVASSSSLGSSPFGTTDTHSKLFSSFSTGAGSSSISAAAATTLPLAATPGLFGSNSLPPTFLVSSASSGGFGSTSVQSTIDAPFVFKSSSNPAFSASPAGTSFASGSPAVGFSFRTTRDDQLSIKQSQTVGAKQSTGSMVQQFSQSGTSSAATVFSAPAVHSTQQNSFLPSIQPQSQAAGSAQIPQGGTFAMGSSGGGNGDKSGRRIIKIRRDKRKK, from the exons ATGGAGGCCTCGGAGTACTTGGGTGGGATCGGAGGGAAGTTGCGGCGGAAGCCGCACCGAAGAGTCGCCGCGACGCCCTACGATCGTCCTGCAACTGCCGCACGCACCATCAGCAGAGGCAGGTGGCTGTCGAAACTCGTCGATCCTGCATCGCGGTTTATCGCTAGCGGCGCCTCCAGACTCTTCTCCTCCATGTTCCGAAAGCAGCTCACCGCACCGACGGCTGAGAAAGCTCCAG GTGAAGTATCTCAGTTTCAATCTGCACAAGAAGTTGTAACAGCAGTATCCCCT GATTTGCCGATTGAACTACCAGAGAATgaagctgaaaacaaaaatgtTGCAGCAAATAATCTTGAGGATAACGTAGTGTTGGAATTTGGACAACTTATTAAGGAGAAAAGTTTCACAAA AGCTCAATATGAGCATCTGATTGATGTACTGAGGTCAAGAACTACTGATTTGGATACAACCAATTCTGGTGCAAATGGTGAAAAGATAGATGATGTTATTGTTCCCCAGCCAGCAACAAGAACAGACAACTTCAGCTTATGTGAAGATCAT GTTACTGATGGTCATGCTGTCACACCAGTGGAACTTGCTAAAGAATATATGCGTGCCAAGGTTTCAAGTGCCAAGGTTTCCAATGATTCCCCTTTGTCTCAAAATTGGCAAAGTCATCTCTTTCATAAGAATAAAAAAGTGCAAGCTAATTCACATTATGGTGCAAAAAAGTTAGATCTTAAAATTCCAAGATCTCTAGCTCAATTGCCTGCCATGATTCCTGAAAGTAGTTATTTAACTCCAAGGTCTCTTGGAAGATCTGGAACGTATAAAATGGAAGGCTCTCTGTATGCTAAG TCAAAGGTCGAGGAATCTTTGAAAGATGACTATGCTGGAACCTTTTCTGAAAAGACACCATGCAATGAGCAAGCAGGGGGGCAG GTATTGAAACGAAGCAGTTCAACATTGTACAGTGATTTTCGATCTACTTGTCCTATACGGAGGGTCCGTCAAAAATTGGGCATCAATTCATCGAATAGAATAATGCATTCAGTTTTACCTGGAAACAGTGAGCCTTGTAGTTTGACTGTCAAGAAGGGTTTTCAAGATCCATCACAAAATCAATGTTCTCATAATTTGGATGCACGGGAAGAAACTGAGGGCAACAAAATTCTCAACAAGGCTGTTGCTTCTGGTTCAGTTCAGTCAAGAGAGATGGAAAACAAAATATTGCAAGGCCTTGATAAATTATTGCCTTCCTCGAAGAGAAAATCAATGAAGCTAAAGGATAATCCTGTTGAAGAATCACCTTCGTATGGGATACATACACATCCAAAAG GTACTGGTGATGCTTTATGTGATAAACAAGGAAGGCTTGATATGCTTCAGGAGAATGGTCCATTGACTGCTTGCATGCATGATAATAATGTTGTGGATGCTGGAGTCTCAGATTACATTGCTGTTTTTGGGAATCAGAAACCAGCTTTTCAGATTAGAGAATTTAAG GATACAGTAGTGAATAATATCGAGGGATCTTCAACAATTTCCAAATATAGCAaggatttttcttttccttccataAATGTTTCATTTACTTCTGAATTACCTCCAACACCTACTCTGCCAGGACCATTTCTTGAGAAGTCTATGGTACAAAAAGTACAAAGTACTACTCCTTTGGTTATATCTGGTTCCATGGAAGCCAGCACAACACAGTCAGACACAAATCGAGACAGTTCTCATGCCGTTTCTACCCTAGAAAATTGTACAAG GTTAAATCAAGTTTCAACTTCATGCGTTGATTCTGTTCCTGCACTCCATTTTGAGCCTGTAGCCTCAATAGTTTGTTCTACTCTGGCACCTCAAATTAGTTCTGGGAATTTGGAAGGAAAGCCTAGTGATGCATCGCCATTCATCTTGAATAGTGCAAGTCAAGACACAGCTTTTAAATTTGGAAGTAATTCCGTTGCACCAGTGGCAGTGTCTCGGTTCTCAAGTGCTAGCAGTGACATGGATTGGGCAGCACCCACAGTTTCTAGCTCTGAAGTTGGTTCTGCTCCATCAAGTCTGTTACCAGAGAGTGGCAGAAGCCAATCTGCTCTTCCAGCAAAAATGTTGTCAGGTGCAAGCAACAACTTTAGTTTCAATTCGTTGAGATCTAATAATTTATCCTCTCTGGACAAAAGCACTGAAACCTCATCCACTGTTGCTGTTACTGGATTAGTAGGAACTTTGGCAACTCAACAAACTTCTGATGTTTCAGCAAGTCAATTCCAGTCAACTTCTGAGAATAGAGCGAACAATAGTTTTGTGTTGGCACCACCAATAGTTTCCAGCTCTGGGAGCAGCTCAGCAGCTGCTGCATTGAGTTTCTTTCCAAGTTCCGGCAATAAACAAGCTGCCATTGAGCCAACTTTACCTGATGCAAATAACACAAAATTTGGTTTTGGTTCAACAAAGTTTAATAATTCTGCCTCAATAAATCTGGGCAGTAGCACCAAAACCTCTCCTGGCAATAATATTACTGGATTTGCCGGAACTTTTGATAACAGAGCTAATGATGGTTCTATTTTGCCGACATTTGGTGTCCCGAGCTTTGCAAGTAGTTCTGCTGCGTCAAGTCTGTTTCCTCATGCTGTTTCCTCAACCAATAGCTTCTCTAAACTGGGTTCAGGACTTAATAATCTAGGCTCATCTTTAACAGACGCCAAAACCTCTCCAAGCGTTAATTTTACTGGATTTGGCATGCAGTCAACTCAAATTCAGAGTGGAATCCCACATATTTCTAACAGCTCAATGAGTCAATTTCCGTCGTCGTCTATTTCCAATTCAACTTTTGGAACGAACGTTGCTTCCTCATCAAGTTTAGGCAGCTCACCATTTGGAACAACAGATACACATTCCAAGCTGTTTTCATCTTTTTCAACAGGTGCTGGTTCTTCCAGTATCAGTGCTGCTGCTGCTACAACCCTTCCCTTAGCAGCAACCCCTGGTTTGTTTGGTTCTAATTCCTTACCACCGACATTCCTTGTTTCAAGTGCATCTTCTGGTGGCTTTGGTTCTACTTCCGTACAATCAACAATCGATGCACCTTTTGTATTTAAATCGTCATCCAATCCAGCATTTTCTGCTAGTCCTGCTGGTACTTCATTTGCATCTGGAAGTCCAGCAGTTGGTTTCAGTTTCAGGACAACCAGAGATGATCAGTTGAGTATCAAGCAAAGCCAGACCGTAGGTGCTAAGCAGTCAACAGGCAGTATGGTTCAGCAGTTCAGCCAATCAGGCACTTCATCTGCTGCAACAGTTTTCAGCGCTCCGGCAGTCCATTCTACTCAACAGAATTCTTTTCTTCCTTCCATTCAACCACAATCGCAAGCTGCTGGCAGTGCTCAAATTCCTCAAGGAGGCACCTTTGCTATGGGTAGCAGTGGCGGTGGCAATGGTGACAAATCCGGTCGTAGAATAATTAAGATTAGAAGAGACAAGAGGAAAAAATAA
- the LOC121998537 gene encoding nuclear pore complex protein NUP1-like isoform X3, with protein MEASEYLGGIGGKLRRKPHRRVAATPYDRPATAARTISRGRWLSKLVDPASRFIASGASRLFSSMFRKQLTAPTAEKAPGEVSQFQSAQEVVTAVSPDLPIELPENEAENKNVAANNLEDNVVLEFGQLIKEKSFTKAQYEHLIDVLRSRTTDLDTTNSGANGEKIDDVIVPQPATRTDNFSLCEDHVTDGHAVTPVELAKEYMRAKVSSAKVSNDSPLSQNWQSHLFHKNKKVQANSHYGAKKLDLKIPRSLAQLPAMIPESSYLTPRSLGRSGTYKMEGSLYAKSKVEESLKDDYAGTFSEKTPCNEQAGGQVLKRSSSTLYSDFRSTCPIRRVRQKLGINSSNRIMHSVLPGNSEPCSLTVKKGFQDPSQNQCSHNLDAREETEGNKILNKAVASGSVQSREMENKILQGLDKLLPSSKRKSMKLKDNPVEESPSYGIHTHPKGTGDALCDKQGRLDMLQENGPLTACMHDNNVVDAGVSDYIAVFGNQKPAFQIREFKDTVVNNIEGSSTISKYSKDFSFPSINVSFTSELPPTPTLPGPFLEKSMVQKVQSTTPLVISGSMEASTTQSDTNRDSSHAVSTLENCTRLNQVSTSCVDSVPALHFEPVASIVCSTLAPQISSGNLEGKPSDASPFILNSASQDTAFKFGSNSVAPVAVSRFSSASSDMDWAAPTVSSSEVGSAPSSLLPESGRSQSALPAKMLSGTLATQQTSDVSASQFQSTSENRANNSFVLAPPIVSSSGSSSAAAALSFFPSSGNKQAAIEPTLPDANNTKFGFGSTKFNNSASINLGSSTKTSPGNNITGFAGTFDNRANDGSILPTFGVPSFASSSAASSLFPHAVSSTNSFSKLGSGLNNLGSSLTDAKTSPSVNFTGFGMQSTQIQSGIPHISNSSMSQFPSSSISNSTFGTNVASSSSLGSSPFGTTDTHSKLFSSFSTGAGSSSISAAAATTLPLAATPGLFGSNSLPPTFLVSSASSGGFGSTSVQSTIDAPFVFKSSSNPAFSASPAGTSFASGSPAVGFSFRTTRDDQLSIKQSQTVGAKQSTGSMVQQFSQSGTSSAATVFSAPAVHSTQQNSFLPSIQPQSQAAGSAQIPQGGTFAMGSSGGGNGDKSGRRIIKIRRDKRKK; from the exons ATGGAGGCCTCGGAGTACTTGGGTGGGATCGGAGGGAAGTTGCGGCGGAAGCCGCACCGAAGAGTCGCCGCGACGCCCTACGATCGTCCTGCAACTGCCGCACGCACCATCAGCAGAGGCAGGTGGCTGTCGAAACTCGTCGATCCTGCATCGCGGTTTATCGCTAGCGGCGCCTCCAGACTCTTCTCCTCCATGTTCCGAAAGCAGCTCACCGCACCGACGGCTGAGAAAGCTCCAG GTGAAGTATCTCAGTTTCAATCTGCACAAGAAGTTGTAACAGCAGTATCCCCT GATTTGCCGATTGAACTACCAGAGAATgaagctgaaaacaaaaatgtTGCAGCAAATAATCTTGAGGATAACGTAGTGTTGGAATTTGGACAACTTATTAAGGAGAAAAGTTTCACAAA AGCTCAATATGAGCATCTGATTGATGTACTGAGGTCAAGAACTACTGATTTGGATACAACCAATTCTGGTGCAAATGGTGAAAAGATAGATGATGTTATTGTTCCCCAGCCAGCAACAAGAACAGACAACTTCAGCTTATGTGAAGATCAT GTTACTGATGGTCATGCTGTCACACCAGTGGAACTTGCTAAAGAATATATGCGTGCCAAGGTTTCAAGTGCCAAGGTTTCCAATGATTCCCCTTTGTCTCAAAATTGGCAAAGTCATCTCTTTCATAAGAATAAAAAAGTGCAAGCTAATTCACATTATGGTGCAAAAAAGTTAGATCTTAAAATTCCAAGATCTCTAGCTCAATTGCCTGCCATGATTCCTGAAAGTAGTTATTTAACTCCAAGGTCTCTTGGAAGATCTGGAACGTATAAAATGGAAGGCTCTCTGTATGCTAAG TCAAAGGTCGAGGAATCTTTGAAAGATGACTATGCTGGAACCTTTTCTGAAAAGACACCATGCAATGAGCAAGCAGGGGGGCAG GTATTGAAACGAAGCAGTTCAACATTGTACAGTGATTTTCGATCTACTTGTCCTATACGGAGGGTCCGTCAAAAATTGGGCATCAATTCATCGAATAGAATAATGCATTCAGTTTTACCTGGAAACAGTGAGCCTTGTAGTTTGACTGTCAAGAAGGGTTTTCAAGATCCATCACAAAATCAATGTTCTCATAATTTGGATGCACGGGAAGAAACTGAGGGCAACAAAATTCTCAACAAGGCTGTTGCTTCTGGTTCAGTTCAGTCAAGAGAGATGGAAAACAAAATATTGCAAGGCCTTGATAAATTATTGCCTTCCTCGAAGAGAAAATCAATGAAGCTAAAGGATAATCCTGTTGAAGAATCACCTTCGTATGGGATACATACACATCCAAAAG GTACTGGTGATGCTTTATGTGATAAACAAGGAAGGCTTGATATGCTTCAGGAGAATGGTCCATTGACTGCTTGCATGCATGATAATAATGTTGTGGATGCTGGAGTCTCAGATTACATTGCTGTTTTTGGGAATCAGAAACCAGCTTTTCAGATTAGAGAATTTAAG GATACAGTAGTGAATAATATCGAGGGATCTTCAACAATTTCCAAATATAGCAaggatttttcttttccttccataAATGTTTCATTTACTTCTGAATTACCTCCAACACCTACTCTGCCAGGACCATTTCTTGAGAAGTCTATGGTACAAAAAGTACAAAGTACTACTCCTTTGGTTATATCTGGTTCCATGGAAGCCAGCACAACACAGTCAGACACAAATCGAGACAGTTCTCATGCCGTTTCTACCCTAGAAAATTGTACAAG GTTAAATCAAGTTTCAACTTCATGCGTTGATTCTGTTCCTGCACTCCATTTTGAGCCTGTAGCCTCAATAGTTTGTTCTACTCTGGCACCTCAAATTAGTTCTGGGAATTTGGAAGGAAAGCCTAGTGATGCATCGCCATTCATCTTGAATAGTGCAAGTCAAGACACAGCTTTTAAATTTGGAAGTAATTCCGTTGCACCAGTGGCAGTGTCTCGGTTCTCAAGTGCTAGCAGTGACATGGATTGGGCAGCACCCACAGTTTCTAGCTCTGAAGTTGGTTCTGCTCCATCAAGTCTGTTACCAGAGAGTGGCAGAAGCCAATCTGCTCTTCCAGCAAAAATGTTGTCAG GAACTTTGGCAACTCAACAAACTTCTGATGTTTCAGCAAGTCAATTCCAGTCAACTTCTGAGAATAGAGCGAACAATAGTTTTGTGTTGGCACCACCAATAGTTTCCAGCTCTGGGAGCAGCTCAGCAGCTGCTGCATTGAGTTTCTTTCCAAGTTCCGGCAATAAACAAGCTGCCATTGAGCCAACTTTACCTGATGCAAATAACACAAAATTTGGTTTTGGTTCAACAAAGTTTAATAATTCTGCCTCAATAAATCTGGGCAGTAGCACCAAAACCTCTCCTGGCAATAATATTACTGGATTTGCCGGAACTTTTGATAACAGAGCTAATGATGGTTCTATTTTGCCGACATTTGGTGTCCCGAGCTTTGCAAGTAGTTCTGCTGCGTCAAGTCTGTTTCCTCATGCTGTTTCCTCAACCAATAGCTTCTCTAAACTGGGTTCAGGACTTAATAATCTAGGCTCATCTTTAACAGACGCCAAAACCTCTCCAAGCGTTAATTTTACTGGATTTGGCATGCAGTCAACTCAAATTCAGAGTGGAATCCCACATATTTCTAACAGCTCAATGAGTCAATTTCCGTCGTCGTCTATTTCCAATTCAACTTTTGGAACGAACGTTGCTTCCTCATCAAGTTTAGGCAGCTCACCATTTGGAACAACAGATACACATTCCAAGCTGTTTTCATCTTTTTCAACAGGTGCTGGTTCTTCCAGTATCAGTGCTGCTGCTGCTACAACCCTTCCCTTAGCAGCAACCCCTGGTTTGTTTGGTTCTAATTCCTTACCACCGACATTCCTTGTTTCAAGTGCATCTTCTGGTGGCTTTGGTTCTACTTCCGTACAATCAACAATCGATGCACCTTTTGTATTTAAATCGTCATCCAATCCAGCATTTTCTGCTAGTCCTGCTGGTACTTCATTTGCATCTGGAAGTCCAGCAGTTGGTTTCAGTTTCAGGACAACCAGAGATGATCAGTTGAGTATCAAGCAAAGCCAGACCGTAGGTGCTAAGCAGTCAACAGGCAGTATGGTTCAGCAGTTCAGCCAATCAGGCACTTCATCTGCTGCAACAGTTTTCAGCGCTCCGGCAGTCCATTCTACTCAACAGAATTCTTTTCTTCCTTCCATTCAACCACAATCGCAAGCTGCTGGCAGTGCTCAAATTCCTCAAGGAGGCACCTTTGCTATGGGTAGCAGTGGCGGTGGCAATGGTGACAAATCCGGTCGTAGAATAATTAAGATTAGAAGAGACAAGAGGAAAAAATAA